GTACCTGCGGATCACCCTGGGCCTATGGGTTGCGGCCTTTATGGGCCTGCTCCTGGTCTACGGACTGAATACGTGGCTGCCGCAGCTGATGCGCCAAGCCGGCTACAACGTGGCGGATTCCCTGGTGCTGCTCCTGGTCCTGAACGTCGGCGCCATTGCCGGCCTGCTCACCGGCGGCCGTGTTGCCGACCGCCGCGGCGTCAAGGGCACCACCATGTTCTGGTTCGCGTCCGCCGCCGTGCTGCTGGTTATCCTGAGCATCCGGATGGAGAATCAGCTGGTGCTCAACGGCGTCGTTCTCGTCACCGGCTTCTTTGTCTTCTGCGCCCAGGTGCTGGTCTACGGCTTCGTCGGCTACCTGTACCCCCGCCACATCGTCGCGTCCGGCATGGGCTTCGTGTCCGCCGTCGGGCGTCTTGGCGCCATCACGGGACCCTGGCTGACGGGCACGCTGGTGGCCGCCGACCTCGCCTACCCCTTCAGCTTCTACGTCTTCGCTGCGGCGGCCGTGCTTGGACTCGTGGCGGTGTCCGTTGTCCCGAAGGCAAAGCGCGGAGCCGACGAGCCCGTGGCGGCACCGGCAGGATAGGAAAGCACCACCATGACAACTGTCCGCGACGCCACCTACGAGCTCCTGCGCAGGCACGGCCTGACCACCATTTTCGGGAATCCCGGATCCAACGAGCTGCCCTTCCTGGCCGCCATGCCGGAGGACTTCCGGTACATCCTTGGACTCCACGAAGGCGTGGTCGCCGGCCTGGCGGACGGTTTCGCGCAGGCGACGCGGCAGCCCGCGCTGGTTAACCTGCACGCGGCCTCCGGGTCGGGCAATGCGATGGGCGCCCTGACTAATGCCTGGTATTCGCATACCCCGCTGGTGATCACGGCCGGCCAGCAGGTCCGCGACACGATCGGCCAGGAGGTGATGCTCTCCAACGTGGAGGCCGCCTCGCTCCCCCGCCCGCTGGTGAAGTGGAGCGCCGAGCCAGCCTCACCCGGCGACGTCGTGCGCACCATAGGGCAGGCCATCCACACGGCGGCGCTGGATCCGGCCGGTCCCGTGTACGTCTCCATTCCGTACGATGACTGGACGCAGGAGACGGGCGCGGCGGAAGCCCATCTGGCGGACCGCACGGTGGAACAGGCCGGCGAACTCTCCGAGGGCCAGCTCGCGGATCTCGTGGCGGCGCTCAATTCCTCCCGCCGCCCGGTCCTGGTGCTGGGTCCCGACGTCGACTCCGCCCGGGGGAACGCCGACGCCGTCGAACTAGCCGAGCGCCTCGGCGCGCCGGTCTGGGTTGCGCCGTCCGCGTCGCGCTGCCCCTTCCCCACCACGCACAATGCGTTCCGCGGCGTCCTCCCCGCGTCGGTTGCCGGGATCACCCGCCTGCTGGAAGGCCATGACCTGATCCTGGTCGTCGGTGCCCCGGTGTTCCGCTACCACCAGTACGAGCCGGGGAACTACCTGCCGGACGGGACCTCGCTGCTGCACATCAGCTGCGACCCCGGGGAAGCCGCCCGCGCACCCATGGGCCGTGCCTTCGTGGCCTCCATCGGTCCCGCACTGCGCCGCCTGGCGGCAGCAGTGGCACCGCGCGGCATACAGCTCGCCCCGCGTGCGAAGCCGGCCGCGGCACCGGCTGCCCGGGCCGGCGAACCGCTGGCACCCGAAGCCGTTTTCGACCTGGTCAA
This window of the Arthrobacter sp. zg-Y919 genome carries:
- the mdlC gene encoding benzoylformate decarboxylase, giving the protein MTTVRDATYELLRRHGLTTIFGNPGSNELPFLAAMPEDFRYILGLHEGVVAGLADGFAQATRQPALVNLHAASGSGNAMGALTNAWYSHTPLVITAGQQVRDTIGQEVMLSNVEAASLPRPLVKWSAEPASPGDVVRTIGQAIHTAALDPAGPVYVSIPYDDWTQETGAAEAHLADRTVEQAGELSEGQLADLVAALNSSRRPVLVLGPDVDSARGNADAVELAERLGAPVWVAPSASRCPFPTTHNAFRGVLPASVAGITRLLEGHDLILVVGAPVFRYHQYEPGNYLPDGTSLLHISCDPGEAARAPMGRAFVASIGPALRRLAAAVAPRGIQLAPRAKPAAAPAARAGEPLAPEAVFDLVNELAPEDAVYVNETTSTVNAFWDRMDMRHPGSYYFPASGGLGFGMPAAVGVQLADPTRRVVAFIGDGSANYGITALWTAAQYGIPAVFVILNNGTYGALRGFAAKLNALDAPGLDVPGIDFVSIAAGYGVDAGRAETQDELRALFTKALGSDSPTLIEVPITTVSPF